The Drosophila mauritiana strain mau12 chromosome 2R, ASM438214v1, whole genome shotgun sequence genome has a segment encoding these proteins:
- the LOC117137416 gene encoding odorant receptor 59b, protein MVVFELIKPAPLTEKVQSRQGNIYLYRAMWLIGWIPPKEGILRYVYLFWTCVPFAFGVFYLPVGFIISYVQEFKNFTPGEFLTSLQVCINVYGASVKSTITYLFLWRLRKTEILLDSLDKRLANDNDRERIHNMVARCNYAFLIYSFIYCGYAGSTFLSYALSGRPPWSVYNPFIDWRDGMGSLWIQAIFEYITMSFAVLQDQLSDTYPLMFTIMFRAHMEVLKDHVRSLRMDPERSEADNYQDLVNCVLDHKTILKCCDMIRPMISRTIFVQFALIGSVLGLTLVNVFFFSNFWKGVASLLFVITILLQTFPFCYTCNMLIDDAQDLANEIFQSNWVDAEPRYKATLVLFMHHVQQPIIFIAGGIFPISMNSNISVAKFAFSIITIVRQMNLAEQFQ, encoded by the exons ATGGTGGTGTTCGAGCTGATCAAACCGGCTCCGTTGACGGAGAAGGTGCAGTCCCGCCAGGGGAATATATATCTGTACCGGGCCATGTGGCTGATCGGGTGGATACCGCCGAAGGAGGGAATCCTGCGCTACGTGTATCTCTTCTGGACCTGCGTGCCCTTCGCCTTCGGGGTGTTCTACCTGCCCGTGGGCTTCATCATCAGCTACGTGCAGGAGTTCAAGAACTTCACGCCCGGCGAGTTCCTCACCTCGCTGCAGGTGTGCATCAATGTGTACGGCGCCTCGGTGAAGTCCACCATCACCTACCTCTTCCTTTGGCGACTGCGCAAGACGGAGATCCTGCTGGACTCCCTGGACAAGAGGCTGGCAAACGACAACGATCGCGAGAGGATCCACAACATGGTGGCGCGCTGCAACTACGCCTTTCTGATCTACAGCTTCATCTACTGCGGATACGCTGGTTCCACTTTCCTGTCCTACGCCCTCAGTGGTCGTCCTCCGTGGTCCGTCTACAATCCCTTCATCGACTGGCGCGATGGCATGGGCAGCCTGTGGATCCAGGCCATATTCGAGTACATCACCATGTCCTTCGCCGTGCTGCAGGACCAGCTATCCGACACGTATCCCCTGATGTTCACCATTATGTTCCGCGCCCACATGGAGGTCCTCAAGGATCACGTGCGGAGCTTGCGCATGGATCCCGAGCGCAGTGAGGCAGACAACTACCAGGATCTGGTGAACTGCGTGCTGGACCACAAGACTATACTGAA ATGCTGTGACATGATTCGCCCCATGATATCACGCACCATCTTCGTGCAGTTCGCGCTGATTGGTTCGGTCTTGGGTCTGACCCTGGTGAACGTGTTCTTCTTCTCGAACTTCTGGAAGGGCGTGGCCTCGCTCCTGTTCGTCATCACCATCCTGCTGCAGACCTTCCCCTTCTGCTACACCTGCAACATGCTGATCGACGATGCCCAGGACCTGGCCAACGAGATTTTCCAGTCCAACTGGGTGGACGCGGAGCCGCGCTACAAGGCGACGCTGGTGCTCTTCATGCACCATGTCCAGCAGCCGATAATCTTCATTGCCGGAGGCATCTTTCCCATCTCCATGAACAGCAACATAAGC GTGGCCAAGTTCGCCTTCAGCATCATTACAATAGTGCGACAAATGAATCTGGCCGAGCAGTTCCAGTAA